A window from Zingiber officinale cultivar Zhangliang chromosome 7A, Zo_v1.1, whole genome shotgun sequence encodes these proteins:
- the LOC121999784 gene encoding zinc finger MYM-type protein 1-like gives MTLSTRSNNDDFPSEIPPKRFKNTETEEVDLDSLECDPGLRRQIWEYHPNQRDEIRRVYLNLKVYQPILQEYPLNKNIKHPRRFQSTWYEQFPWLEYSPTKDKAYCFPCFIFNKPSGCLNQTTFTADGFDKWKKVRNAKACAFLGHMGKDNVSSPIVMLKRHADIHVVLLLALQGIPFRGHDEKSSSSNRGNFLEFLDVLTMYNDELSKAIAKAPKNAKYTSHGIQKQILHVLSVRVKNIIREEIGVAKYCIIVDEARDASKREQMSIVLRFVDSNGFIQEHFFGLVYVSDTAALTLKDAIYSALAHYNLDVQNIRGQGYDGASNMRGEFNGLQALIIKDCKSAYYVHCFAHRLQLTLVAAAKKCDTY, from the exons ATGACTCTATCGACAAGATCAAATAATGATGATTTTCCATCTGAAATTCCTCCTAAAAGATTCAAAAATACAGAAACTGAAGAGGTTGATCTTGATTCTTTAGAGTGTGATCCAGGATTGCGTCGACAAATTTGGGAATATCATCCTAATCAACGAGACGAGATTCGTCGAGTTTATTTGAATCTGAAAGTATATCAACCTATTCTTCAAGAATatccattaaataaaaatattaagcacCCTCGAAGATTTCAGTCAACTTGGTATGAACAATTTCCTTGGTTGGAGTATTCACCCACTAAAGATAAAGCATATTGCTTTCCATGTTTTATCTTCAACAAACCTTCAGGATGCTTAAATCAAACTACATTTACTGCTGATGGATTTGATAAGTGGAAGAAAGTTCGAAATGCAAAAGCTTGTGCTTTCCTAGGCCATATGGGAAAGGATAATGTATCTTCACCCATCGTAATGCTGAAAAGGCAT GCTGACATACACGTGGTGTTATTACTTGCACTTCAAGGAATTCCGTTTAGAGGTCATGATGAGAAATCTAGTTCATCTAATCGTGgcaattttcttgaatttttggaTGTGCTGACCATGTACAATGATGAACTTTCAAAAGCAATTGCGAAAGCTCCAAAAAATGCCAAATATACAAGTCacggtattcagaaacaaatactTCATGTGCTTTCGGTGAGAGTGAAAAATATAATTCGTGAAGAAATTGGAGTTGCCAAGTATTGCATAATTGTTGATGAAGCCCGAGATGCATCAAAAAGAGAGCAAATGTCTATAGTATTGAGGTTTGTGGATAGTAATGGATTCATTCAAGAACATTTTTTTGGCCTTGTTTATGTATCTGATACTGCGGCTTTAACTTTAAAGGATGCTATATATTCTGCTTTGGCTCACTACAATTTGGATGTTcaaaatattagaggtcaaggCTATGATGGTGCTAGTAATATGAGGGGCGAGTTTAATGGATTGCAAGCTTTGATTATAAAAGATTGTAAAAGTGCTTATTATGTCCATTGCTTTGCTCATCGGTTACAATTGACTTTGGTTGCAGCAGCAAAAAAATGTGACACCTATTGA
- the LOC122002870 gene encoding UMP-CMP kinase 4-like isoform X5: MISNMIKEGKIVPSEVTVELLKKAILESGNNKFLIDGFPRNEENRATFENVTKLEPEFILFFDCSEEEMEQRLLGRNQGRDDDNIETIRKRFRVFIESSLPVIEYYDQKGKVRKIDAMKPIDDIFEDVKAIFAVFPAKDE, translated from the exons ATGATCTCAAACATGATAAAGGAAGGTAAAATTGTCCCTTCTGAGGTTACAGTTGAGCTTTTAAAAAAGGCTATCCTTGAGAGTGGAAACAACAAGTTCCTAATTGATGGATTTCCTCGAAATGAAGAGAACCGTGCTACTTTTGAGAATGTT ACAAAACTTGAGCCAGAATTTATACTTTTCTTTGATTGTTCAGAGGAGGAGATGGAACAGCGACTTTTAGGTCGCAACCAG GGGAGAGATGATGATAACATTGAGACAATAAGGAAGCGTTTCAGAGTTTTTATTGAATCTAGTTTACCTGTGATTGAGTATTATGACCAGAAGGGCAAAGTTCGAAAG ATTGATGCTATGAAGCCCATTGATGATATTTTTGAAGATGTGAAAGCCATTTTTGCTGTGTTCCCTGCAAAA GATGAATAA
- the LOC121999783 gene encoding uncharacterized protein LOC121999783 has translation MLEFSIEIIERLKMFSASCTVLLKIMDDGLPSQRVDATTVYGEMTSFDFVFILHLMKEIMGITDILCQTLQSKSQDIINAMKLVLSIKNLLQQMRDNKWDDLLVKVKSFCELRNIGIPDFNAPYINKRGRGRAHQDNFTIEHHYRIDLFYASIDSQLQEINGRFSDDTMELLTLSNALNPQNAAESFRVVDICKLVEKFYAQDFTRDEKEQLEMQLKHYEYNSDRTCAYSSGFYGYFRMIIFYDEYCENKASKQNERCFSLRCVNGIY, from the exons ATGCTGGAGTTCTCAATTGAGATCATTGAAAGGCTTAAGATGTTTAGTGCATCGTGTACGGTATTGCTCAAGATTATGGATGATGGGCTTCCTTCTCAACGAGTAGATGCAACAACCGTTTATGGTGAAATGACTTCCTTTGATTTTGTATTCATCTTGCATCTTATGAAAGAGATTATGGGGATCACAGATATTCTTTGTCAGACTTTACAAAGTAAGTCTCAGGATATTATAAATGCAATGAAGCTTGTATTATCTATTAAGAATTTACTTCAACAGATGAGGGATAACAAGTGGGATGATTTGCTTGTAAAAGTGAAATCCTTTTGTGAACTTCGAAATATTGGCATTCCTGATTTCAATGCTCCATATATTAATAAACGAGGTCGAGGACGTGCTCATCAAGACAATTTCACCATTGAACATCATTATCGAATAGACCTCTTTTATGCTTCGATAGATTCACAGTTGCAAGAAATTAATGGTCGCTTTAGTGATGATACTATGGAATTGCTCACTCTTAGTAATGCCCTAAATCCTCAAAATGCAGCGGAGTCTTTCAGAGTTGTGGATATATGTAAATTAGTTGAAAAGTTTTATGCTCAGGATTTTACCAGAGATGAAAAAGAACAATTGGAGATGCAATTGAAGCATTACGAGTATAAC AGTGATCGTACTTGTGCTTACTCTTCCGGTTTCTACGGCTACTTCAGAATGATCATTTTCTACGATGAATATTGTGAAAACAAGGCTTCGAAGCAAAATGAAAGATGCTTTTCTCTCAGATGCGTTAATGGTATATATTGA
- the LOC122000568 gene encoding cytochrome P450 89A2-like, which yields MEALPVSLLIPLSLCFIAGVFSLLVYFNSKPNNEVAKLPPGPPAVPVLGTIPWFLWHRLFLSGEAKDPIRELHARYGPVVNLRIGSLPVVLVAGPALAHEALVELGGAFADRYRLPPSLRFLDGGLHRISTAGYGPTWRRLRLNLVGKVLHPSRVALFAEGRAWALELLVRRLSQQSGGGPTVVRESFHFGLFALLLFMCFGEKLEDEAIEEIMNAQRSLLLFMDKLGVLALAPSITKRVFWRRRRAAAEMQGKQRELLVPLIKARRENRGKPRERVESYVDSLLDLELEADELRKTLGEDDIAALCGEFLDAGTETTAAALEWIMANLVKHGDIQAKLVEEMGTVVGGGRRVGIAEEDLERMPYLDAVVKEGLRRHPPAKFLLPHTATAEGATLAGYRIPKTAQIIFEAAGVGWEESWEDAEAFRPERWEEEGVEAALSGREMRMMPFGAGRRACPAAALAMLHLRYLVANLVWKWEWKAELEEEVDMAEKEEFVVVMKTPLKARLVLRAAAPPCE from the coding sequence ATGGAGGCCCTTCCCGTTTCCTTACTCATCCCTCTTTCACTTTGCTTCATCGCCGGCGTCTTCTCCCTCCTCGTCTACTTCAATTCTAAGCCAAACAATGAAGTAGCAAAGCTCCCACCCGGGCCGCCGGCTGTGCCGGTCCTCGGCACCATCCCCTGGTTTCTCTGGCACCGGCTGTTTCTCTCCGGCGAAGCCAAGGATCCGATAAGGGAGCTACACGCCCGGTACGGCCCCGTCGTCAACCTCCGCATTGGATCGCTCCCCGTCGTCCTCGTCGCAGGGCCCGCCCTCGCGCACGAGGCCCTGGTCGAGCTCGGCGGCGCGTTCGCAGACCGCTACAGGCTTCCCCCTTCCCTCCGCTTCCTTGACGGCGGCCTCCACCGGATTTCCACGGCGGGGTACGGCCCGACGTGGCGCCGCCTTCGCCTCAACCTCGTCGGCAAAGTCCTCCACCCCTCGCGAGTCGCGCTCTTCGCGGAGGGGCGAGCGTGGGCGCTCGAGCTCCTCGTCCGACGCTTGAGCCAGCAGTCTGGCGGCGGTCCGACCGTGGTCAGAGAAAGCTTCCACTTCGGCCTGTTCGCGTTGCTGCTCTTCATGTGCTTCGGGGAAAAACTAGAAGATGAAGCTATCGAGGAGATCATGAACGCGCAGCGGAGCCTTCTGCTCTTCATGGATAAGCTCGGAGTCCTCGCGTTGGCGCCAAGCATCACGAAGCGCGTCTTCTGGCGGAGGCGGCGGGCGGCGGCGGAGATGCAGGGGAAGCAACGGGAGCTACTTGTCCCTCTCATCAAAGCTCGTCGGGAAAACCGTGGGAAACCAAGGGAACGCGTGGAATCCTACGTGGACTCGCTCCTGGACCTGGAGCTTGAAGCCGACGAGCTGAGGAAGACGCTCGGGGAGGATGACATCGCGGCGCTCTGCGGGGAGTTTCTCGATGCAGGAACAGAGACCACGGCGGCGGCGCTGGAGTGGATCATGGCCAATTTGGTGAAGCACGGGGACATCCAGGCGAAGCTGGTGGAGGAGATGGGGACGGTGGTGGGCGGAGGAAGAAGAGTGGGCATCGCAGAGGAGGATTTGGAGAGGATGCCCTACTTGGACGCGGTGGTCAAGGAAGGGCTGCGGAGACACCCGCCGGCGAAGTTCCTGCTTCCACACACGGCGACGGCGGAGGGGGCGACGTTGGCCGGGTACCGGATACCGAAGACCGCGCAGATTATCTTTGAGGCGGCAGGGGTGGGGTGGGAGGAATCATGGGAGGACGCTGAAGCCTTCCGGCCGGAGAGGTGGGAAGAGGAAGGGGTCGAGGCGGCGCTGAGCGGGAGGGAGATGCGAATGATGCCGTTCGGGGCGGGGCGGAGGGCGTGCCCGGCGGCGGCGCTGGCCATGCTCCACCTGCGGTACTTGGTGGCTAATCTGGTGTGGAAGTGGGAGTGGAAGGCGGAATTGGAGGAGGAGGTGGACATGGCCGAGAAGGAGGAGTTCGTGGTCGTCATGAAGACTCCATTGAAGGCTCGACTTGTTCTGCGCGCGGCGGCGCCGCCATGTGAATAG
- the LOC122002870 gene encoding UMP-CMP kinase 4-like isoform X4 → MGTNTDSSMDSNGAFPGDRKITVVFVLGGPGSGKGTQCSKIVENFGFTHLSAGDLLRAEIKSGSENGTMISNMIKEGKIVPSEVTVELLKKAILESGNNKFLIDGFPRNEENRATFENVTKLEPEFILFFDCSEEEMEQRLLGRNQGRDDDNIETIRKRFRVFIESSLPVIEYYDQKGKVRKIDAMKPIDDIFEDVKAIFAVFPAKDE, encoded by the exons ATGGGGACAAACACAGATTCAAGCATG GATAGCAATGGAGCCTTTCCAGGTGACAGAAAGATCACTGTGGTTTTTGTGTTAG GTGGCCCCGGCAGTGGGAAGGGCACACAATGTTCAAAAATTGTGGAAAATTTTGGGTTCACTCATCTTAGTGCTGGTGATCTTCTGCGAGCAGAAATCAAATCTGGCTCAGAAAATGG TACCATGATCTCAAACATGATAAAGGAAGGTAAAATTGTCCCTTCTGAGGTTACAGTTGAGCTTTTAAAAAAGGCTATCCTTGAGAGTGGAAACAACAAGTTCCTAATTGATGGATTTCCTCGAAATGAAGAGAACCGTGCTACTTTTGAGAATGTT ACAAAACTTGAGCCAGAATTTATACTTTTCTTTGATTGTTCAGAGGAGGAGATGGAACAGCGACTTTTAGGTCGCAACCAG GGGAGAGATGATGATAACATTGAGACAATAAGGAAGCGTTTCAGAGTTTTTATTGAATCTAGTTTACCTGTGATTGAGTATTATGACCAGAAGGGCAAAGTTCGAAAG ATTGATGCTATGAAGCCCATTGATGATATTTTTGAAGATGTGAAAGCCATTTTTGCTGTGTTCCCTGCAAAA GATGAATAA
- the LOC122002870 gene encoding UMP-CMP kinase 3-like isoform X2, whose product MGTNTDSSMDNLPGLVCDFTNKDSNGAFPGDRKITVVFVLGGPGSGKGTQCSKIVENFGFTHLSAGDLLRAEIKSGSENGTMISNMIKEGKIVPSEVTVELLKKAILESGNNKFLIDGFPRNEENRATFENVTKLEPEFILFFDCSEEEMEQRLLGRNQGRDDDNIETIRKRFRVFIESSLPVIEYYDQKGKVRKIDAMKPIDDIFEDVKAIFAVFPAKDE is encoded by the exons ATGGGGACAAACACAGATTCAAGCATG GATAACTTGCCTGGGCTTGTTTGTGACTTTACTAATAAG GATAGCAATGGAGCCTTTCCAGGTGACAGAAAGATCACTGTGGTTTTTGTGTTAG GTGGCCCCGGCAGTGGGAAGGGCACACAATGTTCAAAAATTGTGGAAAATTTTGGGTTCACTCATCTTAGTGCTGGTGATCTTCTGCGAGCAGAAATCAAATCTGGCTCAGAAAATGG TACCATGATCTCAAACATGATAAAGGAAGGTAAAATTGTCCCTTCTGAGGTTACAGTTGAGCTTTTAAAAAAGGCTATCCTTGAGAGTGGAAACAACAAGTTCCTAATTGATGGATTTCCTCGAAATGAAGAGAACCGTGCTACTTTTGAGAATGTT ACAAAACTTGAGCCAGAATTTATACTTTTCTTTGATTGTTCAGAGGAGGAGATGGAACAGCGACTTTTAGGTCGCAACCAG GGGAGAGATGATGATAACATTGAGACAATAAGGAAGCGTTTCAGAGTTTTTATTGAATCTAGTTTACCTGTGATTGAGTATTATGACCAGAAGGGCAAAGTTCGAAAG ATTGATGCTATGAAGCCCATTGATGATATTTTTGAAGATGTGAAAGCCATTTTTGCTGTGTTCCCTGCAAAA GATGAATAA
- the LOC122002870 gene encoding UMP-CMP kinase 3-like isoform X3, with protein sequence MGTNTDSSMIQDSNGAFPGDRKITVVFVLGGPGSGKGTQCSKIVENFGFTHLSAGDLLRAEIKSGSENGTMISNMIKEGKIVPSEVTVELLKKAILESGNNKFLIDGFPRNEENRATFENVTKLEPEFILFFDCSEEEMEQRLLGRNQGRDDDNIETIRKRFRVFIESSLPVIEYYDQKGKVRKIDAMKPIDDIFEDVKAIFAVFPAKDE encoded by the exons ATGGGGACAAACACAGATTCAAGCATG ATACAGGATAGCAATGGAGCCTTTCCAGGTGACAGAAAGATCACTGTGGTTTTTGTGTTAG GTGGCCCCGGCAGTGGGAAGGGCACACAATGTTCAAAAATTGTGGAAAATTTTGGGTTCACTCATCTTAGTGCTGGTGATCTTCTGCGAGCAGAAATCAAATCTGGCTCAGAAAATGG TACCATGATCTCAAACATGATAAAGGAAGGTAAAATTGTCCCTTCTGAGGTTACAGTTGAGCTTTTAAAAAAGGCTATCCTTGAGAGTGGAAACAACAAGTTCCTAATTGATGGATTTCCTCGAAATGAAGAGAACCGTGCTACTTTTGAGAATGTT ACAAAACTTGAGCCAGAATTTATACTTTTCTTTGATTGTTCAGAGGAGGAGATGGAACAGCGACTTTTAGGTCGCAACCAG GGGAGAGATGATGATAACATTGAGACAATAAGGAAGCGTTTCAGAGTTTTTATTGAATCTAGTTTACCTGTGATTGAGTATTATGACCAGAAGGGCAAAGTTCGAAAG ATTGATGCTATGAAGCCCATTGATGATATTTTTGAAGATGTGAAAGCCATTTTTGCTGTGTTCCCTGCAAAA GATGAATAA
- the LOC121999782 gene encoding pollen receptor-like kinase 1: MGVPPSSSALLPLFLSSSPLADDEGSILLQFKSKLSSDRLGGPLADWGPSNGAGPGPCAANWTGVRCKRGRVSTLQLENMGLSGDVSLEALAGLPDLRSLSISNNNFRGPIPNLSALPELKFAYLWMNRFSGEVPDGMFAATRGLKRLWLSQNNFSGRIPSSLTAPRKLSQLRLDGNHFDGPIPELWQPDLNFVNVSYNNLQGPIPVRLSAMKAAWFAGNPDLCGAPLSEECPKPSKKKLSSGLLIAVILIAVAAILVLVGLVSFFLRRWKKPTETVAATTTISNQLQTNKTATIKHLEADRMELGLVEYHHRPAEPTGKLSFLVEGREDFELEDLLRASAETLGNGNLGSSYKAILLSGQTVIVKRFKEMNAMGREEFEEHLRTLGRLSHPNLLPLLAYCYRKEDKMLITNYNPSGSLAQMLHGSHGPSRVSPLNWPLRLKIIKGVARGLAHLYEELPTLIVPHGHLKSSNVLLNPQCEPLLTDYALMPMLNRALVAEAMEGYKAPECAGQHGKPCRKSDVWSLGILILEILTGKFPASHLKQGRAGTDLARWVNSVVREEWTGEVFDTSMKGTKNCEGEMLKLLQVGMACCEVDVGKRLELEVAMARIENLKEKESDAENSSIISDAEAYSSKAMTTEDEISFSINN, from the exons ATGGGCGTTCCGCCGAGTTCCTCAGCCTTGTTGCCTCtctttttgtcttcttctcctct cgCCGACGACGAAGGCAGCATTCTCCTCCAATTCAAGTCCAAGCTTTCTTCCGACCGCCTTGGCGGGCCCCTCGCCGATTGGGGCCCCAGCAACGGTGCCGGCCCCGGCCCCTGCGCCGCCAATTGGACCGGCGTCCGCTGCAAACGTGGCCGCGTCTCGACGCTCCAGCTCGAGAACATGGGCCTCTCCGGCGACGTCAGCCTCGAGGCCCTCGCGGGCCTTCCGGACCTCCGATCCCTCAGCATCAGCAACAACAACTTCCGTGGTCCCATCCCCAACCTGTCCGCGCTGCCGGAACTCAAATTCGCCTACCTATGGATGAACCGCTTCTCCGGCGAGGTTCCCGACGGTATGTTTGCGGCCACGCGGGGGCTGAAGAGGCTGTGGCTGTCGCAGAACAACTTCTCCGGCAGGATCCCGAGCTCCCTGACGGCGCCCAGGAAGCTCAGCCAGCTGCGGCTCGACGGCAACCACTTCGACGGGCCCATACCGGAGCTCTGGCAGCCGGATCTCAACTTCGTCAACGTCTCCTACAACAATCTGCAAGGCCCCATCCCCGTCCGGCTCAGCGCCATGAAAGCAGCCTGGTTTGCAG GCAATCCTGATCTTTGCGGTGCGCCACTCAGTGAGGAATGCCCTAAACCAtcaaagaagaagctctcttccgGACTCCTTATCGCCGTAATACTGATAGCAGTAGCTGCCATCCTCGTACTCGTGGGACTGGTTAGCTTCTTCCTCCGCCGATGGAAGAAACCCACTGAAACTGTTGCAGCAACCACTACAATATCCAATCAACTCCAGACCAACAAGACCGCGACAATTAAGCATTTGGAGGCTGATCGGATGGAGCTCGGATTGGTCGAGTACCACCACCGACCGGCCGAGCCGACGGGCAAGCTCTCGTTCCTCGTGGAAGGGAGGGAGGACTTCGAGCTCGAGGACTTACTTAGAGCCTCGGCCGAAACTCTCGGCAATGGCAATTTGGGATCCTCCTACAAGGCCATCCTCCTCAGCGGCCAAACGGTCATCGTGAAGAGATTCAAGGAGATGAATGCGATGGGGAGAGAGGAGTTCGAGGAGCACCTGAGAACGCTGGGGAGGCTGTCGCACCCCAATTTGCTGCCTCTGCTGGCCTACTGCTACAGGAAGGAAGACAAGATGTTGATCACCAATTATAACCCCAGCGGAAGCTTGGCGCAAATGCTACACGGCAGTCACGGTCCTTCTCGAGTTTCGCCATTGAACTGGCCTCTGAGGTTAAAGATCATTAAAGGAGTAGCGAGGGGCCTCGCTCACCTGTACGAGGAGCTGCCCACGCTTATCGTTCCTCACGGCCACCTCAAATCCTCGAACGTGTTGCTGAATCCCCAATGCGAGCCCCTGCTCACAGACTACGCCCTCATGCCCATGCTCAACAGGGCGCTCGTTGCGGAGGCCATGGAGGGTTACAAGGCTCCGGAGTGCGCCGGCCAGCACGGAAAGCCTTGCCGGAAGAGCGACGTCTGGAGCTTGGGGATCTTGATACTAGAGATCCTGACCGGTAAGTTCCCGGCGAGTCATTTGAAACAGGGGAGAGCAGGGACGGACTTGGCGAGATGGGTGAACTCGGTGGTGAGGGAGGAGTGGACGGGGGAAGTGTTCGACACGAGCATGAAGGGCACCAAGAACTGCGAAGGGGAGATGCTGAAGCTGTTGCAGGTGGGAATGGCTTGCTGCGAGGTGGACGTGGGCAAGAGGTTGGAGTTGGAGGTGGCGATGGCGAGGATCGAGAACTTGAAGGAGAAGGAGAGTGATGCTGAGAATTCCTCCATTATCAGTGATGCTGAAGCGTATTCTTCCAAAGCAATGACGACTGAAGATGAAATCTCTTTCTCCATCAATAACTGA
- the LOC122002870 gene encoding UMP-CMP kinase 3-like isoform X1, with protein sequence MGTNTDSSMDNLPGLVCDFTNKIQDSNGAFPGDRKITVVFVLGGPGSGKGTQCSKIVENFGFTHLSAGDLLRAEIKSGSENGTMISNMIKEGKIVPSEVTVELLKKAILESGNNKFLIDGFPRNEENRATFENVTKLEPEFILFFDCSEEEMEQRLLGRNQGRDDDNIETIRKRFRVFIESSLPVIEYYDQKGKVRKIDAMKPIDDIFEDVKAIFAVFPAKDE encoded by the exons ATGGGGACAAACACAGATTCAAGCATG GATAACTTGCCTGGGCTTGTTTGTGACTTTACTAATAAG ATACAGGATAGCAATGGAGCCTTTCCAGGTGACAGAAAGATCACTGTGGTTTTTGTGTTAG GTGGCCCCGGCAGTGGGAAGGGCACACAATGTTCAAAAATTGTGGAAAATTTTGGGTTCACTCATCTTAGTGCTGGTGATCTTCTGCGAGCAGAAATCAAATCTGGCTCAGAAAATGG TACCATGATCTCAAACATGATAAAGGAAGGTAAAATTGTCCCTTCTGAGGTTACAGTTGAGCTTTTAAAAAAGGCTATCCTTGAGAGTGGAAACAACAAGTTCCTAATTGATGGATTTCCTCGAAATGAAGAGAACCGTGCTACTTTTGAGAATGTT ACAAAACTTGAGCCAGAATTTATACTTTTCTTTGATTGTTCAGAGGAGGAGATGGAACAGCGACTTTTAGGTCGCAACCAG GGGAGAGATGATGATAACATTGAGACAATAAGGAAGCGTTTCAGAGTTTTTATTGAATCTAGTTTACCTGTGATTGAGTATTATGACCAGAAGGGCAAAGTTCGAAAG ATTGATGCTATGAAGCCCATTGATGATATTTTTGAAGATGTGAAAGCCATTTTTGCTGTGTTCCCTGCAAAA GATGAATAA